The following coding sequences lie in one Stigmatopora argus isolate UIUO_Sarg chromosome 5, RoL_Sarg_1.0, whole genome shotgun sequence genomic window:
- the LOC144074373 gene encoding uncharacterized protein LOC144074373, whose translation MLESEVREHLDEVADEICDMIEKTIASYEEELVRARRENERQRRQLEAVARVHPTVWRIPGFQQMIGRPQRPVGGASFERPRSSDVPEKENPPQPMIAIKEEEEETVVDMSEAGEWRAPETPRPEGGDPDEPPRNEAGDVAEGDERPENSAVQPSTGDKPFSCPVCAKKFGRKNHVERHMWTHTGEKRCSCSVCGKTFTCPDNLSAHMRTHTGEKPFACSLCGEKFRRRRTMLAHRARHARDKPFACSVCGQKFSQQSALTEHACPQPCGGSEGGQGPESAVDKSRLESERRLTCPVCGKKCTQKSQITSHMRTHTGEKPFACSVCGDRFAHKVTLITHMAKHTGEKPFLCAMCRQSFASKYFLNRHLRTHNVQ comes from the exons ATGTTGGAAAGTGAAGTGAGGGAGCACCTGGATGAGGTCGCCGATGAAATATGCGACATGATTGAAAAAACCATCGCGTCGTACGAGGAGGAACTCGTTCGAGCGAGACGGGAGAATGAGCGACAACGACGACAACTGGAAGCGGTGGCCCGGGTTCACCCGACGGTGTGGCGCATCCCAG GCTTCCAGCAGATGATCGGTCGCCCGCAACGTCCGGTGGGCGGAGCAAGCTTTGAGCGGCCGCGGTCTTCCGACGTTCCGGAAAAGGAAAACCCTCCTCAACCTATGATCGCCAtcaaggaagaagaagaagagactGTCGTCGACATGAGCGAAGCCGGCGAATGGCGAGCGCCCGAGACGCCGCGACCGGAAGGCGGCGACCCGGACGAACCTCCGAGGAACGAGGCGGGCGACGTAGCGGAGGGAGACGAACGGCCCGAAAACTCGGCGGTCCAGCCCTCCACCGGCGACAAACCGTTTAGCTGCCCGGTGTGCGCCAAAAAATTTGGCCGCAAGAATCACGTGGAGCGCCACATGTGGACGCACACGGGGGAAAAGCGCTGCTCCTGCTCGGTCTGCGGCAAAACCTTCACCTGCCCGGACAATTTAAGCGCCCACATGAGAACGCACACCGGAGAAAAACCTTTCGCCTGCTCCCTATGCGGTGAAAAATTCCGCCGCAGGCGCACCATGCTCGCCCACAGGGCGAGACACGCCAGAGATAAACCTTTCGCCTGTTCCGTTTGCGGCCAAAAGTTTTCCCAACAGTCGGCCTTGACCGAGCACGCGTGCCCGCAGCCTTGCGGTGGTTCCGAGGGCGGCCAGGGCCCCGAGAGTGCCGTGGACAAGTCCCGGCTGGAATCGGAGAGACGCTTGACCTGCCCGGTTTGCGGGAAAAAGTGCACCCAGAAGTCGCAGATCACCTCGCACATGCGGACGCACACGGGGGAGAAACCGTTTGCCTGCTCCGTTTGCGGCGACCGATTTGCTCACAAAGTGACCTTGATCACGCACATGGCAAAGCACACGGGAGAAAAGCCTTTTCTTTGCGCAATGTGCCGCCAAAGCTTTGCCTCCAAGTATTTCCTGAACAGGCACCTGCGCACGCACAACGTCCAATAA
- the LOC144074670 gene encoding uncharacterized protein LOC144074670 produces MSRLPKVSLTVAMCTLLLLATLTPSSEARRGGGFRGGWGGGRPAYGGGRPAYGGGRPAYGGGPSAGKVAGAAAAGAIGGAMLGSALSRPAYGGYGYGGYGGGFGGGYGGGYPGGYGYPRYGGGYRAAGGPAYEPEGSGDMEFLTGASSGPVYNSIVVVVGSLVALLLPLV; encoded by the coding sequence ATGTCCAGGCTACCAAAAGTCTCCCTGACAGTGGCCATGTGCACGCTGCTGTTGCTCGCCACGCTGACCCCCAGCTCGGAGGCCCGGCGCGGCGGAGGCTTCAGGGGCGGTTGGGGCGGGGGCAGGCCGGCTTACGGCGGGGGCAGGCCGGCTTACGGCGGGGGCAGGCCGGCATACGGCGGCGGCCCCAGCGCGGGCAAGGTGGCCGGCGCGGCCGCGGCGGGGGCCATCGGCGGAGCCATGCTGGGCTCGGCCTTGAGCCGCCCCGCCTACGGAGGCTACGGCTACGGAGGCTACGGCGGCGGCTTCGGGGGAGGTTACGGAGGCGGCTACCCCGGAGGTTACGGCTACCCGCGCTACGGCGGGGGCTACCGCGCCGCCGGCGGGCCCGCGTACGAGCCGGAGGGCTCCGGAGACATGGAGTTCCTGACCGGGGCGTCCAGCGGGCCCGTCTACAACAGCatcgtggtggtggtgggctCGCTTGTCGCTCTCCTGCTGCCGCTCGTGTGA